A segment of the Chrysiogenia bacterium genome:
CTTGATGGTCTGGGTGATCTTCCACTTCTTCATGCTCTCAAGGAATGTGTCGCGATACTTCACGATGAGCAGGTTGAAGATGAAGTAAGCGGGAATGAAGGCGAGAATGGAGACAAGGAGGCTCCCCATCACGATGGTGTTGTTGAAATACTCGACCCGCCAGAGGGTGGAGTTATAGAGATCGGTCCACATCCCCTCAAGGCCCCTGGCTGTGAGCGCGGCAAAGCCGATCTGGTCGAAGAGCGGGTCGAGCGCAAAGGCCAGCGCGGTGAACACGCCGAGCCCCAGAATGAAGGCGGAGAGATTGA
Coding sequences within it:
- a CDS encoding TIGR03546 family protein, whose protein sequence is MLTLLAKFLKLLNSETDPGQISLAFCFAMVAGFTPLMSLHNLIVLLLILVMRVNLSAFILGLGVFTALAFALDPLFDQIGFAALTARGLEGMWTDLYNSTLWRVEYFNNTIVMGSLLVSILAFIPAYFIFNLLIVKYRDTFLESMKKWKITQTIKASKFWGIYQKVQGWRE